Proteins found in one Mytilus edulis chromosome 2, xbMytEdul2.2, whole genome shotgun sequence genomic segment:
- the LOC139511950 gene encoding LIM/homeobox protein Lhx9-like, which translates to MKEEGMVEKSNLTLSEGGFETSHYYGTDSHFDHHAGSRTMPVLNKFESQSFCAGCGIRILDRYYLLAVDKQWHVSCLKCSDCKIQLDSELTCFARGGNIFCKDDYFRRFGVKRCARCHQGIAANELVMKARDLVYHINCFTCSSCHKALSTGDQFGMKENLIYCRNDYELLFQGEYFQSLTDDLSCHTDGHLPFYNGVGTVQKGRPRKRKNLQDNDLCPPGMGLVPGDGSDRGGDMMRQDGYCSQQPPRQKRVRTSFKHHQLRTMKSYFNLNHNPDAKDLKQLSQKTGLSKRVLQVWFQNARAKHRRNQMKSDGDKPEKADDQSESGTMDDDKIKDSMSMSEITDSQSPMMSDISDSPSLSELQSVHVESDHSTSSLSDLFTNSINSIN; encoded by the exons ATGAAAGAAGAGGGAATGGTAGAGAAATCTAACCTCACCCTATCAGAGGGGGGATTTGAGACCTCTCATTACTATGGCACTGATTCACACTTTGACCATCATGCTGGAAGCAGG ACAATGCCAGTCCTTAATAAGTTTGAAAGTCAAAGTTTTTGTGCTGGATGTGGAATACGTATACTAGATAGGTACTACTTACTAGCTGTAGATAAACAATGGCATGTATCATGCTTAAAGTGCTCAGACTGTAAAATTCAGCTGGATTCAGAGCTCACCTGCTTTGCAAGAGGAGGGAACATATTCTGTAAGGATGATTACTTCAG ACGATTTGGAGTAAAAAGATGTGCGCGATGTCATCAGGGGATTGCAGCAAACGAACTTGTTATGAAAGCGCGGGATTTGGTCTATCACATAAACTGTTTCACGTGTTCATCCTGTCACAAAGCACTTTCAACCGGAGACCAATTTGGTATGAAGGAAAATCTTATTTACTGTCGAAATGACTACGAGTTATTATTCCAAGGAGAGTATTTTCAAAGTTTAACAGACGATTTATCTTGTCATACAGATGGACATTTGCCCTTTTACAATGGTGTTGGAACTGTACAAAAAGGACGCCCTAGGAAAAGAAAAAACTTACAAGACAATGACTTATGTCCCCCAGGAATGG GTTTAGTCCCTGGTGATGGTTCAGATAGAGGAGGCGACATGATGAGACAGGATGGCTACTGTAGTCAGCAACCTCCGCGACAAAAAAGAGTCCGAACTTCATTTAAACATCACCAATTACGAACAATGAAATCCTACTTTAACCTGAACCACAATCCTGATGCTAAAGATTTGAAACAACTTTCTCAAAAGACTGGATTATCAAAACGTGTACTACAG GTATGGTTTCAAAATGCTCGAGCTAAACACCGACGAAATCAAATGAAATCAGATGGAGATAAACCAGAAAAGGCCGACGATCAATCGGAGTCGGGAACAATGGATGACGACAAAATTAAAGACTCAATGTCAATGTCGGAAATTACCGACAGTCAATCACCTATGATGTCGGATATAAGTGATTCACCGTCTTTGTCGGAATTACAAAGTGTTCATGTCGAATCCGACCACTCTACAAGTAGTTTATCAGACTTATTTACAAATTCAATTAACTCAATCAATTGA